One segment of Candidatus Pelagibacter ubique HTCC1062 DNA contains the following:
- a CDS encoding rubrerythrin family protein → MSLKGSKTEENLKDAFAGESQANRRYLYFAQKADIEGYNDVASVFRSTAEGETGHAHGHLEYLEEVGDPATGLPIGETKANLASAVQGETHEYTDMYPGMAKTAREEGFPEIADWFETLAKAEKSHAGKFQKTLESIA, encoded by the coding sequence ATGTCATTAAAAGGAAGTAAAACAGAAGAAAACTTAAAGGATGCATTTGCAGGCGAGAGCCAAGCAAACAGACGTTATTTATATTTTGCTCAAAAAGCAGATATCGAAGGCTATAACGATGTAGCATCTGTATTTAGATCTACAGCTGAAGGTGAAACAGGTCATGCACATGGACACCTTGAGTATCTTGAAGAAGTTGGAGATCCAGCAACGGGACTACCAATTGGTGAGACTAAAGCAAATTTAGCTTCAGCAGTACAAGGTGAAACTCATGAATATACAGACATGTACCCAGGTATGGCAAAAACAGCTAGAGAAGAAGGTTTTCCAGAAATAGCTGATTGGTTTGAAACTTTAGCAAAAGCTGAAAAATCACACGCAGGTAAATTCCAAAAAACATTAGAATCTATTGCGTAA
- a CDS encoding (Fe-S)-binding protein gives MSKEGSIDAPIRHPINFEHPDFLDPKKLDDEMRRAFDICHGCRRCFNLCDSFPKLFDMIDESENEDVESLKSEQFEPVVDACTLCDMCFMTKCPYVPPHDFDLDFPHLMLRYRTAQKKLNKLPAVPAQLARIDRNAKIGVMLSSLINWASNIKNTFFRKILELVAGIDMRVKLPTYNSETFTKYFKKNNIPVNSEAPSKDRKVVIYSTCFVNFNKKDTGVAALKVLKKNGVEVQEAYPGCCGMPYLEQADLPKVVEQAKKVSKDLLEWVDKGYQIITLTASCGLMLKFEWPLLLPNDENIKRLSKSVSDIDEYIVDIAQNEGLAEGLQEIDGGVTVHNACHARAQNMGIKSRDMLKFIPNIKMDVVERCAGHGGTFGVMKETHDLAIKVGTPTAKQIKNKNNKYMASDCPLAGKHLKQLETDTNISNDEALHPIELMAKSYRL, from the coding sequence ATGAGTAAAGAAGGCAGTATAGACGCACCCATTAGACACCCAATCAATTTTGAGCATCCAGATTTTTTAGATCCTAAAAAATTAGATGACGAAATGAGAAGAGCATTCGATATCTGCCATGGATGTAGAAGATGTTTTAATTTATGTGACTCGTTTCCAAAATTATTTGACATGATAGATGAGTCAGAAAATGAGGATGTAGAAAGTTTAAAAAGTGAACAGTTTGAACCTGTAGTAGATGCTTGCACATTGTGTGATATGTGTTTTATGACCAAGTGTCCTTATGTACCGCCACATGATTTTGATTTAGACTTTCCTCACTTAATGTTGAGATACAGAACAGCTCAAAAAAAATTAAATAAATTACCTGCAGTACCGGCACAATTAGCTCGAATTGATAGAAATGCAAAAATTGGTGTAATGTTATCATCCCTTATAAACTGGGCATCAAACATTAAAAATACATTTTTTAGAAAAATATTAGAATTAGTTGCTGGAATTGATATGAGGGTTAAGCTTCCAACCTACAATTCAGAAACATTTACAAAATATTTTAAAAAAAATAATATTCCAGTAAACAGTGAAGCTCCATCTAAAGATAGAAAAGTTGTAATTTATTCAACATGCTTTGTTAATTTTAATAAAAAAGACACTGGTGTAGCTGCATTAAAAGTTTTAAAAAAAAATGGAGTAGAGGTTCAAGAGGCTTACCCAGGTTGTTGTGGAATGCCTTATCTCGAGCAAGCAGATTTACCAAAAGTTGTGGAGCAAGCTAAAAAAGTTTCCAAAGATTTATTAGAGTGGGTAGATAAGGGTTATCAAATTATTACTCTAACAGCCAGCTGTGGTCTAATGTTAAAATTTGAATGGCCATTGCTATTACCAAACGATGAAAATATTAAAAGACTTTCAAAAAGTGTTAGTGATATAGATGAGTATATCGTTGATATAGCACAAAACGAAGGCTTAGCAGAGGGCTTACAAGAAATTGATGGTGGGGTTACAGTTCACAACGCTTGTCATGCAAGAGCACAAAATATGGGTATTAAATCTAGAGATATGCTTAAATTCATTCCTAATATAAAAATGGATGTTGTTGAAAGATGTGCTGGTCACGGAGGAACTTTTGGTGTGATGAAGGAAACTCACGATCTAGCTATAAAAGTTGGAACACCAACAGCAAAACAAATTAAAAATAAAAATAATAAATACATGGCTTCAGATTGTCCTTTGGCAGGTAAGCATTTGAAACAATTAGAAACAGACACAAATATTTCAAATGATGAGGCACTTCATCCTATCGAATTAATGGCAAAAAGTTATAGATTGTAA
- a CDS encoding DUF3501 family protein — translation MSKEKRLIEKEDLLPSDVYAKSRKQIRKDLVEFKKDRRIALGPYATFYFESFETMVAQVQEMLHIEKGGDEQLKDELIAYNPLVPSGKELIATLMFEIDNPISRAKFLGKVGGIEEKVFMKINNEIVKAVPEADVDRTSAEGKASSVQFIHFKLNDDQISKFKSDSATIELGIDHKEYTHTTKLSENSIKSLCDDFI, via the coding sequence ATGAGTAAAGAAAAAAGACTAATAGAAAAAGAAGACTTACTACCATCTGATGTTTACGCAAAAAGTAGAAAACAAATCAGAAAAGATTTAGTTGAGTTTAAAAAAGATAGAAGAATAGCACTTGGTCCTTATGCTACTTTTTATTTTGAAAGTTTTGAAACTATGGTTGCCCAAGTTCAAGAAATGCTTCACATCGAAAAAGGTGGAGATGAGCAATTAAAAGATGAATTAATAGCCTACAATCCCTTAGTACCAAGTGGAAAAGAACTTATAGCAACATTAATGTTTGAAATTGATAATCCAATTTCAAGAGCTAAATTTTTAGGTAAAGTTGGAGGTATTGAAGAAAAGGTATTTATGAAAATTAATAATGAAATTGTTAAAGCAGTTCCAGAAGCAGATGTTGACAGAACATCAGCAGAAGGAAAAGCTTCTTCAGTACAGTTTATCCATTTCAAATTAAATGATGATCAAATTTCTAAATTTAAATCAGATAGTGCAACTATCGAACTTGGGATTGATCATAAAGAGTATACTCACACAACAAAACTATCAGAAAATAGCATTAAATCGCTATGTGATGATTTTATCTAA
- a CDS encoding SH3 domain-containing protein, which yields MIKKIAIWFLCLSVLFGQFSMAEEKFLSLKKSKVNVRYGPSFDSKIKYIYKKINLPIKQIDQKENFRRIVDLKNNSGWIHISQIKKSNSIIILEDKILYKKPSNFSKPIAKLEKGRLLILKKCENIWCNVKTEDYSGWIKTENIWGSIR from the coding sequence ATGATAAAAAAAATAGCTATCTGGTTTTTGTGTCTATCAGTTTTATTTGGTCAATTTTCAATGGCAGAAGAAAAGTTTCTTTCTTTAAAAAAAAGTAAAGTAAATGTTCGATATGGACCAAGTTTTGATTCAAAAATCAAATATATTTATAAAAAAATAAATTTACCGATAAAACAAATAGATCAAAAAGAAAATTTTAGGAGAATTGTAGATTTAAAAAATAATAGTGGATGGATCCACATTTCTCAGATTAAAAAATCAAATTCTATTATTATTTTAGAAGATAAAATTTTATATAAAAAACCATCTAACTTTTCAAAACCAATAGCCAAACTAGAAAAGGGAAGACTATTAATCTTAAAAAAATGTGAAAATATATGGTGTAACGTAAAAACTGAAGATTATTCAGGCTGGATCAAAACTGAAAATATTTGGGGTTCTATTAGATAA
- a CDS encoding HesA/MoeB/ThiF family protein, with amino-acid sequence MNSQLKKASIERYSRQIVLKDIGTIGQKKIISSKVLIVGMGGLGSPVAEFLARAGVGSIGIVDDDKVSLSNLHRQSLYNTSDIEKFKVQVARVKIKKINPSIKIKIYKIRLDKNNFKKIIKDYDYIVDGSDNFSTKFLLNDFCYKFKKILVTGAISKFDGHIFTFNFKNKKIPCLRCFFQDSDISDDLLNCESEGILGTVAGIIGTIQANEVLKKILGIGKSLDGYIFILDLLQLNFRKVKLKKRKNCFCK; translated from the coding sequence ATGAATAGCCAATTAAAAAAAGCATCAATAGAAAGATACTCAAGACAAATAGTACTTAAAGATATTGGCACTATTGGACAAAAAAAAATTATATCTTCAAAAGTTTTAATTGTTGGAATGGGTGGTTTAGGATCTCCTGTTGCAGAATTTCTTGCAAGAGCTGGGGTTGGTTCGATAGGTATAGTTGATGATGATAAAGTTAGTTTATCTAATCTACACAGACAAAGTCTTTATAACACCAGCGATATAGAAAAATTTAAAGTTCAAGTAGCAAGGGTTAAAATTAAAAAAATAAACCCAAGTATTAAAATTAAAATTTACAAAATAAGACTTGATAAAAATAACTTTAAGAAAATTATAAAAGATTATGATTATATAGTTGATGGTTCTGATAATTTTTCAACAAAATTTTTATTAAATGATTTTTGTTATAAATTTAAAAAAATACTTGTAACCGGAGCCATAAGTAAATTTGACGGTCATATATTTACTTTTAATTTTAAAAATAAAAAAATTCCATGTTTAAGATGTTTTTTTCAAGACTCTGATATTTCAGATGACTTATTAAATTGCGAGTCAGAAGGTATTCTTGGCACTGTTGCTGGTATAATTGGAACAATACAAGCAAATGAAGTTTTAAAGAAAATACTTGGTATTGGAAAAAGTCTTGATGGATATATTTTTATCTTAGATTTATTACAATTAAATTTTAGAAAAGTTAAACTTAAAAAAAGAAAAAACTGTTTTTGTAAATGA
- the dut gene encoding dUTP diphosphatase — translation MAKVLIKKLNPKVELPAYKTDGASGMDLMAFIEEPIRIAPNSSYLVPTGLSMAFSEDYEVQIRPRSGLAAKKSITVLNTPGTIDSDYRGEIKVILFNHGKEDFLINNKDRIAQMVLMPVIKMEFEETDNLPDTLRGDGGFGSTGK, via the coding sequence GTGGCTAAAGTATTAATCAAAAAATTAAATCCTAAAGTAGAATTACCTGCTTACAAAACAGATGGTGCTTCAGGTATGGATTTGATGGCTTTTATAGAGGAGCCTATTAGAATAGCACCTAATAGCTCATATTTGGTTCCTACAGGGCTTTCAATGGCATTTTCAGAGGATTATGAAGTTCAAATTCGTCCTCGATCTGGTTTGGCTGCTAAAAAAAGTATTACAGTTTTAAACACTCCGGGGACAATTGATAGTGATTATAGAGGAGAAATTAAAGTTATACTTTTTAATCATGGTAAAGAAGATTTCCTTATCAACAATAAAGATAGAATAGCACAAATGGTCTTAATGCCTGTAATTAAGATGGAGTTTGAAGAAACAGATAATTTACCTGATACATTGCGAGGTGATGGTGGATTTGGCTCAACAGGTAAATGA
- the coaBC gene encoding bifunctional phosphopantothenoylcysteine decarboxylase/phosphopantothenate--cysteine ligase CoaBC yields the protein MNNISERKILLIICGGISAYKSLELIRSLKKLGAKVKTILTKSAKEFVTPLSVASLSQEKVYDDLFNPENEAEMDHISLSRWADLIVVAPATANTISKLSTGSSDDLASTVILASDKDIFLTPAMNVRMWDHPSTKENLKKLRSFGYKIIGPEIGDMACGEFGEGKMTEPDNIVQEINLYFSELNKNYKLKALVTAGPTNEYIDPVRFITNKSSGKQGYALAKAFAKKGFQTTLISGPTNLEVGNNINLIKVETADEMFKAAQNNLPTDVAIFSAAVADFKVKEISNSKIKKQEKLNLELEKNIDILNYVSKHNSLRPKLVIGFAAETNNIEENAKKKLDEKNCDWIIANDVSNKAIGFDSSFNEVSIYYRDKNMDDERLTIKSKSEISDEIVDRVIKRLN from the coding sequence ATGAATAATATATCTGAAAGAAAAATACTTTTAATAATATGTGGTGGCATATCTGCTTACAAAAGTTTAGAATTAATCAGATCATTAAAAAAATTAGGTGCAAAGGTTAAAACTATTCTTACTAAAAGTGCTAAAGAATTTGTAACTCCTTTGTCCGTTGCCTCACTATCTCAAGAAAAAGTTTATGACGATTTATTTAACCCTGAAAATGAGGCTGAAATGGATCATATTTCACTATCTAGATGGGCAGACTTAATTGTTGTAGCTCCAGCTACCGCTAATACAATCTCAAAATTAAGCACAGGGTCTTCAGATGATCTTGCCTCAACTGTAATTTTGGCTTCCGATAAAGATATTTTTTTAACACCAGCAATGAATGTTAGAATGTGGGACCATCCATCGACGAAAGAAAACCTTAAAAAATTAAGATCATTTGGTTATAAAATTATAGGTCCTGAAATTGGAGATATGGCCTGTGGAGAATTTGGTGAAGGGAAAATGACTGAACCAGATAATATTGTTCAAGAAATTAATTTATACTTTAGTGAATTAAATAAAAATTATAAATTAAAAGCCTTAGTAACGGCTGGACCAACTAATGAATATATTGACCCTGTAAGATTTATAACAAATAAATCTTCTGGAAAACAAGGTTATGCTTTAGCAAAAGCATTTGCTAAAAAAGGATTTCAAACCACTTTAATTTCTGGACCTACAAATTTAGAAGTAGGCAACAATATAAACTTAATTAAAGTAGAAACTGCAGACGAAATGTTTAAAGCTGCACAAAATAATTTACCAACAGATGTAGCAATTTTTTCAGCAGCTGTTGCTGACTTTAAAGTTAAAGAAATAAGTAATAGCAAAATTAAAAAGCAAGAAAAATTAAATCTAGAACTAGAAAAAAATATTGATATTTTAAATTATGTATCAAAACATAATTCTCTTAGACCAAAGTTGGTAATTGGATTTGCTGCAGAAACTAATAATATAGAAGAAAATGCAAAAAAAAAATTAGATGAAAAAAACTGTGATTGGATAATTGCAAATGATGTTTCCAATAAAGCAATTGGATTTGACTCTAGTTTTAATGAAGTTTCGATTTATTATAGAGATAAAAATATGGATGATGAAAGGCTTACAATAAAAAGTAAATCTGAAATTTCTGATGAAATAGTAGATAGAGTTATTAAAAGATTAAATTAA
- the ubiB gene encoding 2-polyprenylphenol 6-hydroxylase — MLKKIFILFKLGRKLARSDILTILSKFKKPPLAIKILFQILSFSFSPPNKNNLNENEGAKLSKSLQSMGTTFIKLGQFLVTRPDIIGDDLAKQLEGLQDRLPAFTLTEAKAIIKKDLGDDTFNSIIDLSEPVAAASIAQVHKAKINDNGTIKDVAIKILRPNIKKVFNEEIDALMLFAFMVESFIKKTKRLKLVEVVFLLKEITNLEMDLRFEAAAANEYAENTKNDAGFRVPAIYWNFTSENVMTLDWVEGVSIRETEDLQKRNIDTKRIASDVIQHFLRHAVRDGFFHADMHQGNIFIDDNGQIVPIDFGIMGRLDNLSKRFLAEILFGFIQRDYKKVAEVHLVAGLVPKDVPVNDLAQALRSIGEPIFGQSVKDISGGKLLKQLFEVTEKFNMQTQPQLLMLQKTMVVVEGVARKLNPNTNIWETSKPVLESWLRETKDPINTLNESLKSTTEVIKRLPDFPEIMDKANQALSFLASGQIPQNSNSFTALNEKRSEMTAFRNQSIVGLLLLVIFGLVVF; from the coding sequence ATGTTAAAAAAAATATTCATCTTATTTAAATTAGGAAGAAAATTAGCTCGTTCTGATATATTAACTATTCTTTCTAAATTTAAAAAACCACCATTAGCAATTAAGATTCTCTTCCAAATACTTTCATTTTCTTTTTCTCCACCTAATAAAAATAATTTAAACGAAAATGAAGGAGCAAAACTTTCTAAGTCGCTACAATCAATGGGAACTACATTTATTAAGTTAGGACAATTTTTGGTTACTAGACCTGATATTATCGGAGATGATTTAGCAAAACAGTTAGAGGGCTTACAAGATAGATTGCCCGCTTTTACTTTAACTGAAGCAAAGGCAATAATTAAAAAAGACCTAGGAGATGATACTTTCAATTCAATCATTGATTTAAGTGAACCAGTTGCAGCAGCTTCAATAGCACAGGTTCATAAAGCAAAAATAAATGACAATGGAACCATAAAAGATGTTGCTATTAAAATTTTAAGACCAAATATAAAAAAAGTATTTAATGAAGAGATAGATGCTTTGATGCTTTTTGCTTTTATGGTTGAGTCATTTATAAAAAAAACAAAAAGGCTGAAATTGGTAGAAGTAGTTTTTCTTCTTAAAGAAATAACTAATTTAGAAATGGATTTAAGATTTGAAGCAGCAGCTGCAAATGAATATGCCGAAAATACAAAGAATGATGCAGGTTTTAGAGTTCCTGCTATTTATTGGAATTTTACAAGCGAAAATGTCATGACACTTGATTGGGTAGAAGGCGTTTCTATTCGTGAAACAGAAGATTTACAAAAAAGAAATATAGATACTAAGAGAATAGCCTCTGATGTAATTCAGCATTTTTTAAGACATGCTGTTAGAGACGGTTTTTTTCATGCTGACATGCATCAAGGAAATATATTTATTGACGATAATGGGCAAATTGTTCCTATAGATTTTGGAATAATGGGAAGATTAGACAATCTTAGCAAAAGATTTTTAGCTGAAATTTTATTTGGATTTATTCAAAGAGACTACAAAAAAGTTGCTGAGGTACATTTGGTTGCTGGTCTAGTTCCTAAAGATGTGCCTGTTAATGATTTAGCACAAGCATTAAGATCAATTGGTGAACCAATTTTTGGTCAATCTGTAAAAGATATTTCTGGGGGAAAATTATTAAAACAACTTTTTGAAGTTACTGAAAAATTTAATATGCAAACTCAACCTCAATTATTAATGTTACAAAAAACAATGGTAGTGGTTGAGGGTGTTGCGAGAAAACTTAACCCTAATACCAATATATGGGAAACTTCAAAACCAGTTTTAGAAAGTTGGTTAAGAGAAACAAAAGATCCAATTAATACCTTAAATGAAAGTTTAAAAAGTACTACTGAAGTAATTAAAAGATTGCCTGATTTTCCAGAGATTATGGATAAAGCCAATCAAGCTTTATCATTTTTAGCAAGTGGACAGATCCCCCAAAATTCAAATTCATTTACTGCCTTAAATGAAAAGAGATCTGAAATGACTGCCTTTAGAAATCAGTCTATTGTTGGTTTATTACTGCTTGTAATTTTTGGTCTAGTAGTATTTTAA
- the ubiE gene encoding bifunctional demethylmenaquinone methyltransferase/2-methoxy-6-polyprenyl-1,4-benzoquinol methylase UbiE, which translates to MQQYLQNKKGLVQSVFDNVYDKYDLMNDFMSLGVHRIWKKDLLSWMNPSNNKTLIDVACGTGDLGKLFLDATDKNGEIFCVDPNKGMIGKGKEKLNTYKNINWIIAPAEKLPIKDNSCDYYTISFGLRNTKDLNKALSEAYRVLKPGGRYLCLEFSKIQNSNLDFIYKNYSKLIPLVGKAIVGQKEPYEYLVKSIEEFINQEELIDLMNKNKFVNCSYRNLSGGIVAIHSGWKI; encoded by the coding sequence ATGCAGCAATATCTCCAAAACAAAAAGGGCCTTGTCCAAAGTGTCTTTGATAATGTCTATGACAAATATGATTTAATGAATGACTTTATGTCATTGGGTGTTCATAGAATTTGGAAAAAAGATCTATTAAGTTGGATGAACCCTTCAAATAATAAAACTTTAATTGATGTCGCCTGCGGAACTGGAGATCTTGGTAAACTTTTTTTAGATGCAACTGATAAAAATGGTGAAATATTTTGCGTTGATCCAAATAAAGGGATGATTGGTAAAGGCAAAGAAAAGTTAAATACTTATAAAAATATCAATTGGATAATTGCTCCAGCTGAAAAGTTGCCTATTAAAGATAATTCTTGTGATTATTATACAATTAGTTTTGGACTACGAAATACTAAAGATCTAAATAAAGCTTTATCAGAAGCTTATAGAGTTTTAAAACCAGGAGGTCGTTACTTATGTTTAGAATTTTCTAAAATTCAAAACTCTAATTTAGACTTTATATATAAAAATTATTCAAAACTTATTCCTTTAGTTGGAAAAGCTATAGTTGGACAAAAAGAACCTTATGAATATCTAGTTAAAAGTATTGAAGAGTTTATTAATCAAGAAGAGTTAATTGATTTAATGAATAAAAATAAATTTGTTAACTGCAGTTATAGAAACTTATCAGGTGGAATTGTAGCTATTCATTCAGGCTGGAAAATCTAA
- the mutM gene encoding bifunctional DNA-formamidopyrimidine glycosylase/DNA-(apurinic or apyrimidinic site) lyase: MPELPEVEIVKQSLSKKLEHKKIKKIIITNRNLRFKIPLKFEELLKNKIIKKVTRFSKYLILNFSDQSFCLIHLGMSGTVHLIKKNNISKFTNTSFYNSPSLPKKHNHVEIHFKGLRVIYNDPRRFGFFKFIENKKELEKRFSHLGPEPFFKNFNLEYLIGYFTNKKKDIKSFLLDQKFVSGIGNIYASEILFLCKINPITYASKLTKQDCKKIITYSKSVLNRAIKKGGSSIRDFKNITGKSGNFQKEFRVYQRENLSCLRTKCNGKIQKIFISNRSTFFCNTCQK; encoded by the coding sequence ATGCCAGAATTACCAGAAGTAGAAATAGTCAAACAATCGCTATCTAAAAAATTAGAGCATAAAAAAATCAAAAAAATAATAATTACGAATAGAAATTTAAGGTTTAAAATTCCTTTAAAATTTGAAGAATTATTAAAAAATAAAATTATTAAAAAAGTAACTAGATTTTCAAAGTATTTGATCTTGAATTTTTCTGATCAATCTTTTTGTTTAATTCATTTAGGGATGTCTGGAACTGTTCATTTAATAAAAAAAAATAATATTAGTAAGTTTACCAATACTAGTTTTTATAATTCACCAAGCCTACCAAAAAAACATAATCATGTTGAAATTCATTTTAAAGGTTTAAGAGTTATATACAATGATCCTAGAAGATTTGGATTTTTTAAATTTATAGAAAACAAGAAGGAACTTGAAAAAAGATTTAGTCATTTAGGACCTGAACCATTTTTTAAAAATTTTAACTTAGAATATTTAATTGGTTATTTCACAAATAAAAAAAAGGATATAAAAAGTTTCTTATTAGATCAAAAATTTGTATCAGGAATTGGAAATATTTATGCTAGTGAAATTTTATTTTTATGTAAAATTAATCCAATTACCTATGCATCAAAGTTAACCAAGCAAGATTGCAAAAAAATTATTACTTATTCAAAAAGTGTACTTAATAGGGCTATTAAAAAAGGAGGGTCAAGTATTCGAGATTTTAAAAACATCACTGGAAAAAGTGGAAATTTCCAAAAAGAATTTAGGGTGTATCAAAGAGAAAATCTAAGCTGCTTAAGAACTAAATGTAATGGGAAAATTCAGAAAATATTTATATCTAATAGGTCAACATTCTTTTGTAATACATGCCAAAAATAG
- the rpsT gene encoding 30S ribosomal protein S20 — translation MANTKSAIKRIRRIATQTLVNKARKSKYRNAIKKMNLLLVEKKKDEALKFLPKLNSELMKVAKTGIIKKANASRNISRITKKISAL, via the coding sequence ATGGCAAACACAAAATCAGCAATTAAAAGAATTAGAAGAATTGCTACACAAACATTGGTTAATAAGGCTCGTAAGAGCAAGTATAGAAATGCTATAAAAAAAATGAACCTTCTTCTGGTAGAAAAGAAAAAAGACGAAGCTCTAAAATTCTTGCCAAAGTTGAACTCTGAGTTAATGAAAGTTGCAAAAACTGGAATTATAAAGAAAGCAAATGCTTCAAGAAACATTTCGAGAATAACAAAGAAAATTTCAGCCTTATAA
- the dnaA gene encoding chromosomal replication initiator protein DnaA, whose translation MTSNNTTQSTKDVSSEALDWALIQKDMKNKLGSDIYESWLRKIDFVEEMNSYVLLSVSTRFIRDWITSRYLDQILQIVKTYKKDLTRIEFKIIEKNSENEIENNFTKNENNENVSFIKDTYLQYNRIDPNKRFDNFITGTSNKLAYEASMKVSENISHYNPLYIYGGVGMGKTHLLNSIGLSLKEKNKVMFISAERFMYQFVKSIKSNDMVKFKEYFRNTDILLIDDIQFMNGKEAMQEEFFHTFNALLDKGSQVIISADRAPNKLSRIQDRIKSRFAGGLVVDIQKPDYELRSKIVKQKTEELNIFYSNQVNISEEIQKFISTEITTSIRELVGAINRVVSFSRIYNKVPNLSEVKVVLKDLLNIGENKVTIDLIQSTVCKFFKISKSEMLSSRRSRYLVRPRQTAIYLTKILTSKSLPEIGREFSNRDHTTIIHSVKTIEKLKEKDPEMTNNINNLKNQILYNKENEI comes from the coding sequence ATGACAAGCAACAACACAACACAAAGTACAAAAGATGTTTCATCTGAAGCTTTAGATTGGGCTTTAATTCAAAAGGATATGAAAAATAAGCTAGGTAGCGATATATATGAAAGCTGGCTTAGAAAGATAGACTTCGTTGAAGAGATGAATAGCTATGTCTTACTTTCGGTTTCTACTAGATTTATTCGAGACTGGATTACTTCAAGATATTTAGACCAAATTTTGCAAATAGTAAAAACGTATAAGAAAGATTTAACAAGAATAGAGTTTAAGATTATTGAAAAAAACTCTGAAAATGAGATAGAAAATAATTTTACTAAAAATGAAAATAATGAAAACGTATCATTCATTAAAGATACATACTTACAATATAACAGAATAGACCCAAATAAAAGATTTGATAACTTTATAACAGGAACAAGTAATAAACTTGCCTATGAAGCATCCATGAAAGTTTCAGAAAATATTTCTCATTATAATCCACTTTATATTTATGGAGGAGTTGGAATGGGAAAAACACATTTATTAAATTCAATTGGTCTTTCATTAAAAGAAAAAAACAAAGTTATGTTTATTTCTGCTGAGAGATTTATGTATCAGTTTGTAAAATCAATCAAATCTAATGATATGGTGAAGTTTAAAGAGTATTTTAGAAATACTGACATATTATTGATAGACGATATTCAATTCATGAATGGTAAAGAAGCAATGCAAGAAGAGTTTTTTCATACGTTTAATGCACTATTAGATAAAGGCTCACAAGTTATAATCTCTGCCGATAGAGCACCGAACAAATTATCAAGAATCCAAGATAGAATTAAATCAAGATTTGCTGGAGGTCTTGTTGTAGATATACAAAAACCTGACTATGAACTTAGAAGTAAAATTGTTAAACAAAAAACAGAGGAACTAAACATTTTTTATTCAAATCAAGTAAATATTTCAGAAGAAATACAAAAGTTTATAAGCACAGAAATAACCACAAGTATTAGAGAGTTAGTAGGAGCAATTAATAGAGTTGTTTCTTTTTCAAGAATTTACAACAAAGTTCCAAATTTATCAGAGGTTAAAGTAGTTTTAAAAGATCTATTAAATATTGGAGAAAATAAAGTAACAATAGATTTAATACAATCAACTGTATGTAAGTTCTTCAAAATTAGTAAAAGTGAGATGCTTTCTTCAAGAAGATCTAGATATCTTGTAAGACCAAGACAAACAGCAATATATTTAACAAAAATTTTGACATCCAAGTCATTACCTGAAATTGGAAGAGAATTTTCTAATAGAGATCATACGACAATCATTCATTCAGTTAAAACCATTGAAAAATTGAAGGAAAAAGATCCAGAAATGACAAACAATATTAATAATCTAAAAAATCAGATATTGTATAATAAAGAAAATGAAATTTAA